One window of Mesorhizobium sp. WSM4904 genomic DNA carries:
- a CDS encoding shikimate dehydrogenase, whose product MAERKAFVTGHPIAHSRSPKIHGYWLAKYGIDGSYHAIDVAPDDFAVFLKSLGENGYRGGNVTIPHKEAAFALVERRDDAAEAIGAVNTLWLEDGILWGGNTDGLGFAGNLDEHAPGWAANGPAVVLGAGGASRAVIHALKQRGVGDIRIVNRTLARAEELADRFGAGVSAHGTGAAGELLADAGLLINTTALGMHGNETLAADPAGLPGHAIVTDIVYVPLETPLLAAARARGLKTVDGLGMLLHQAVPGFERWFGKRPEVTPELRRMIVADIETH is encoded by the coding sequence ATGGCTGAACGAAAGGCTTTTGTCACCGGCCATCCGATCGCGCATTCGCGATCGCCGAAGATTCACGGCTACTGGCTGGCGAAATACGGCATCGACGGCAGCTACCACGCGATCGACGTCGCGCCGGACGACTTCGCCGTGTTCCTGAAATCGCTGGGCGAGAATGGCTATCGCGGCGGCAACGTCACCATACCGCACAAGGAAGCGGCCTTTGCCCTGGTCGAACGCCGCGACGACGCGGCCGAGGCGATAGGCGCGGTCAACACGCTGTGGCTGGAAGACGGTATCTTGTGGGGCGGCAACACCGACGGTCTCGGCTTTGCCGGCAATCTCGACGAACACGCCCCTGGCTGGGCGGCGAACGGGCCGGCCGTGGTGCTAGGCGCGGGCGGCGCGTCCCGCGCGGTCATCCACGCGCTGAAGCAGCGCGGTGTGGGCGACATCCGCATCGTCAACCGCACGCTGGCAAGGGCTGAGGAACTCGCCGACCGCTTCGGCGCCGGCGTTTCCGCGCATGGCACCGGTGCGGCCGGCGAACTGCTTGCCGATGCCGGCCTGCTCATCAACACCACCGCGCTCGGCATGCACGGCAACGAAACCCTCGCCGCCGATCCGGCGGGTCTGCCCGGCCATGCCATCGTCACCGACATCGTCTATGTGCCGCTGGAGACGCCGCTTCTGGCCGCGGCCAGAGCGCGCGGCCTGAAGACGGTCGATGGCCTCGGCATGCTGCTGCATCAGGCGGTGCCCGGTTTCGAGCGCTGGTTCGGCAAGCGGCCGGAAGTCACGCCCGAATTGCGGCGCATGATCGTCGCCGATATCGAAACGCATTGA
- a CDS encoding thioredoxin domain-containing protein: protein MTLPARNLLAEEASPYLQQHSGNPVHWRAWSPAALAEAKELGRPILLSIGYAACHWCHVMAHESFENDAVAAVMNRLFVNIKVDREERPDIDQIYMAALHAMGEQGGWPLTMFLTPDGKPFWGGTYFPREARYGRPGFVQVLEAVDKAWREKQQSLAESADGLTAHVEQRLAGAKGKAVLDRAALADLAGRIDGMIDRDFGGLRGAPKFPNAPFMHSLWLSWLRDGQTAHRDAVLASLEKMLAGGIYDHVGGGLSRYSTDDQWLVPHFEKMLYDNAQLIRMCNWAFAATGNDLFRIRIEETVAWLLREMRADGGAFAASLDADSDGEEGLFYTWSREEVETALGGDSGPFFQYFELAAPHGWEGKPIIRQSEAQQRQGIADYARLAPLKAKLLVIREKRVRPGRDGKALTDWNGLTIAALAEAGRSLGRREWIDAAAKAFAHIVEAGRDGRLPHSMLADKKLFPALSSDYAAMTNAAIALFEATGDEAYSDHARGFVTELDRWHQDGENTGYYLTASDSGDVPIRIRGDVDEAIPSATGQIVEALVRLSSLTGDLDLWEKAWTTAELAMGRAAQQAYGQAGIVNACALALEPLKLVIIDKPESPSLVPVMNRNPDPRRVDIVVTIGTETNRPLLPGGVLPPTDKLGAWFCSGQVCLPAVTDAGELEGLLRRRPDSNGT from the coding sequence GTGACCTTGCCTGCGCGAAACCTGCTTGCCGAAGAAGCCAGCCCCTATCTGCAGCAGCATAGCGGCAACCCGGTGCATTGGCGGGCGTGGTCGCCGGCAGCGCTTGCCGAAGCGAAGGAGCTCGGACGGCCGATCCTGCTCTCCATCGGCTATGCCGCCTGCCACTGGTGCCATGTCATGGCGCATGAAAGCTTCGAGAACGACGCCGTCGCCGCCGTCATGAACCGGCTCTTCGTCAATATCAAGGTCGATCGTGAGGAGCGGCCGGACATCGACCAGATCTATATGGCCGCACTCCATGCCATGGGCGAGCAGGGCGGCTGGCCGCTGACCATGTTTCTCACGCCCGACGGCAAGCCTTTCTGGGGCGGCACCTATTTTCCGCGCGAGGCCCGCTACGGCCGACCGGGCTTCGTCCAGGTGCTGGAAGCGGTCGACAAGGCCTGGCGCGAAAAGCAGCAAAGCCTCGCCGAAAGCGCCGACGGGCTGACCGCCCATGTCGAACAGCGGCTGGCCGGCGCGAAAGGCAAGGCGGTGCTCGACCGCGCGGCACTTGCCGATCTTGCGGGCCGCATCGACGGCATGATCGACCGCGATTTCGGCGGCTTGCGCGGCGCGCCGAAATTCCCCAACGCGCCCTTCATGCACAGCCTGTGGCTGTCCTGGCTACGCGACGGCCAGACCGCGCATCGCGACGCCGTGCTCGCCAGCCTGGAAAAAATGCTCGCCGGCGGCATCTACGATCATGTCGGCGGCGGTCTCAGCCGCTATTCGACCGACGACCAATGGCTGGTGCCGCATTTCGAAAAGATGCTCTACGACAACGCCCAGCTCATCCGCATGTGCAACTGGGCCTTCGCGGCCACCGGCAACGACTTGTTCCGCATACGAATCGAAGAAACCGTCGCCTGGCTGCTTCGCGAGATGCGCGCCGATGGCGGCGCCTTCGCCGCCAGCCTCGATGCCGACAGCGACGGCGAGGAGGGGCTTTTCTACACCTGGAGCAGGGAAGAGGTCGAAACCGCGCTCGGCGGCGATTCAGGTCCATTCTTCCAATATTTCGAGCTGGCTGCCCCGCATGGCTGGGAAGGCAAGCCGATCATCCGCCAGAGCGAAGCCCAGCAACGCCAGGGTATCGCCGATTACGCCCGGCTCGCGCCGCTGAAGGCGAAGCTGCTGGTCATCCGGGAAAAGCGGGTCAGGCCGGGCCGCGACGGCAAGGCGCTTACCGACTGGAACGGCCTGACGATCGCGGCGCTTGCAGAAGCCGGCCGTTCCCTCGGTCGGCGCGAATGGATCGACGCCGCAGCCAAGGCCTTTGCCCATATCGTCGAAGCCGGCCGGGATGGCCGTTTGCCGCATTCGATGCTGGCCGACAAGAAACTCTTTCCGGCGCTGTCGAGCGACTATGCCGCCATGACCAACGCGGCGATCGCCCTGTTCGAGGCGACCGGCGATGAGGCGTACTCCGATCACGCCCGAGGGTTCGTCACGGAACTCGACCGCTGGCATCAGGACGGCGAAAACACCGGCTACTACCTGACCGCGTCGGACAGCGGCGACGTTCCGATCCGCATCCGCGGCGATGTCGACGAAGCGATCCCGTCAGCCACCGGCCAGATCGTCGAGGCGCTGGTGCGGCTCTCCTCGCTCACCGGCGATCTCGACCTTTGGGAGAAAGCCTGGACGACCGCCGAGCTCGCCATGGGCCGCGCCGCGCAACAGGCCTATGGCCAAGCCGGCATCGTCAACGCCTGCGCGCTGGCGCTCGAACCGCTGAAGCTCGTCATCATAGACAAGCCGGAATCTCCAAGCCTCGTTCCGGTCATGAATCGAAATCCCGATCCGCGTCGGGTCGATATCGTCGTGACGATTGGTACGGAAACGAATCGACCGCTTTTGCCCGGCGGCGTGCTGCCGCCGACGGACAAGCTTGGCGCCTGGTTCTGCAGCGGACAGGTGTGCCTGCCGGCGGTGACTGATGCGGGCGAGTTGGAAGGGTTGTTGCGGCGAAGGCCAGACTCCAACGGCACGTAA
- the coaE gene encoding dephospho-CoA kinase (Dephospho-CoA kinase (CoaE) performs the final step in coenzyme A biosynthesis.), with amino-acid sequence MIVLGLTGSIGMGKSTTAKMFAEAGVPVHDSDETVHRLYAGKAAPLVEAAFPGTTKAGVVDRARLAEKVLGDPAALKKLEAIIHPLVRADADAFLARHRAAGAPLAVLDIPLLFETGGRNRVDKVVVVTAPAEVQRARVLERPGMSEEKFASILAKQVPDAEKRRQADFIVDTGHGFDAARAAVAAVVSDLTMAKN; translated from the coding sequence ATGATCGTGCTCGGCCTCACCGGATCGATCGGCATGGGTAAGTCGACCACCGCAAAAATGTTCGCCGAGGCCGGCGTGCCGGTGCATGATTCGGACGAGACCGTGCATCGGCTCTATGCCGGCAAGGCGGCGCCTCTGGTCGAAGCGGCCTTTCCCGGCACGACGAAGGCGGGCGTGGTCGATCGCGCCCGGCTGGCCGAGAAGGTGCTGGGCGATCCCGCCGCGCTGAAGAAGCTCGAGGCGATCATCCATCCGCTGGTGCGCGCCGATGCCGATGCGTTCCTGGCCAGGCACCGTGCCGCCGGCGCGCCGCTCGCCGTGCTCGACATCCCGCTGCTGTTCGAAACAGGCGGACGCAACCGCGTCGACAAGGTCGTGGTCGTCACCGCGCCTGCCGAGGTGCAGCGCGCCCGTGTGCTCGAAAGGCCCGGCATGAGCGAGGAGAAATTCGCCTCCATCCTTGCCAAGCAGGTCCCGGACGCCGAGAAGCGCCGTCAGGCCGATTTCATCGTCGACACCGGCCATGGTTTTGACGCCGCGCGGGCGGCGGTCGCCGCCGTCGTCAGCGATTTGACGATGGCCAAGAATTGA
- a CDS encoding Maf-like protein, producing MAEKIILASGSPFRKAMLVNAGLDIEAVPADVDERALEAPLQDSGVSPEDVAAILAEAKATEVSERRPGALVLGCDQTLSLGDEIFHKPADMESARRHLLALSGKTHQLNSAAVLCRNGEVLWRHVGVAGLTMRKLDPVFIGRHLARVGAKALASVGAYQIEGEGIQLFEKIEGDYFTIVGLPLLPVLKELRALGAIDG from the coding sequence ATGGCCGAGAAAATCATACTCGCTTCGGGCAGCCCGTTCCGCAAGGCGATGCTCGTCAATGCCGGGCTCGACATCGAGGCGGTGCCGGCCGACGTCGACGAGCGGGCGCTCGAGGCGCCTTTGCAGGACAGCGGCGTGTCTCCCGAAGATGTCGCTGCGATCCTGGCCGAAGCCAAGGCGACCGAGGTCAGCGAGCGCAGACCGGGCGCGCTGGTGCTCGGCTGCGACCAGACGCTGTCGCTCGGTGACGAGATCTTCCACAAGCCGGCCGACATGGAAAGCGCGCGTCGCCACCTGCTCGCGCTCTCCGGCAAGACGCATCAGCTGAACAGCGCCGCCGTGCTCTGCCGCAACGGCGAAGTTCTGTGGCGCCATGTCGGCGTCGCCGGCCTGACCATGCGCAAGCTCGATCCCGTCTTCATCGGCCGGCACCTGGCGCGCGTCGGCGCCAAGGCTTTGGCAAGTGTCGGCGCCTACCAGATCGAGGGCGAGGGCATCCAGCTCTTCGAAAAGATCGAAGGCGACTATTTCACGATCGTCGGCCTGCCGCTCCTGCCGGTGCTGAAGGAGCTGCGCGCGCTGGGAGCGATCGATGGCTGA
- the hemJ gene encoding protoporphyrinogen oxidase HemJ, producing the protein MTGKSDDNSAGQAMKRMTIGIVVLVVLTALLYLTAPDSFYPWAKAIHVIAVISWMAGMLYLPRLFVYHVEAEKGSVQSETFKVMERRLLRAIINPAMTLTWVFGLWLAWKGFGFQGGWLHAKILAVLLLSGLHGYLAGAVRKFAEDRNEKPARHWRIVNEIPTLLMIVIVILVVVKPF; encoded by the coding sequence ATGACCGGCAAGAGCGACGATAACAGCGCCGGCCAGGCGATGAAGCGCATGACGATCGGCATTGTCGTTCTCGTCGTGCTGACCGCCCTGCTCTACCTCACAGCACCCGACAGCTTCTATCCCTGGGCGAAGGCGATCCATGTCATTGCCGTCATCTCCTGGATGGCCGGCATGCTCTATCTGCCGCGGCTTTTCGTCTATCACGTCGAAGCCGAGAAGGGCTCCGTGCAGTCCGAGACCTTCAAGGTGATGGAGCGCCGGCTGCTGAGGGCGATCATCAATCCGGCGATGACCCTGACTTGGGTCTTCGGCCTCTGGCTCGCCTGGAAAGGCTTTGGATTCCAGGGCGGCTGGCTGCACGCCAAGATCCTCGCGGTGCTGTTGCTTTCAGGCCTGCATGGCTATCTCGCCGGGGCGGTGAGAAAATTTGCCGAGGACCGAAACGAAAAGCCGGCGAGGCACTGGCGGATCGTCAATGAAATCCCCACATTGCTGATGATCGTCATCGTCATCCTGGTCGTCGTGAAGCCGTTCTGA
- the rho gene encoding transcription termination factor Rho, translating into MQEMKLAEFKNKKPPELIAYAESLEVENASVMRKQELMFAILKKLATQDIEIIGDGVVEVLQDGFGFLRSANANYLPGPDDIYISPSQIRRFSLKTGDTVEGPIRSPKEGERYFALLKVNSINFDDPEKIRHKIHFDNLTPLYPTSRLKMEVDNPTSKDISPRVIDLVAPIGKGQRALINAQPRTGKTVLLQNIAHSITANHPECYLIVLLIDERPEEVTDMQRSVKGEVISSTFDEPAARHVQVAEMVIEKAKRLVEHGRDVVILLDSITRLGRAYNTVVPSSGKVLTGGVDANALQRPKRFFGAARNIEEGGSLTIIATALIDTGSRMDEVIFEEFKGTGNCEIQLDRKVADKRIYPAIDILKSGTRKEDLLVPRQDLQKIFVLRRILAPMGTTDAIEFLIDKLKQTKTNADFFDSMNT; encoded by the coding sequence ATGCAAGAAATGAAACTCGCAGAGTTCAAGAACAAGAAGCCGCCGGAGCTGATCGCCTACGCCGAATCGCTCGAGGTGGAGAACGCCAGCGTCATGCGCAAGCAGGAGCTGATGTTCGCGATCCTGAAGAAGCTCGCCACCCAGGACATCGAGATCATCGGCGACGGCGTGGTCGAGGTGTTGCAGGACGGTTTCGGTTTCCTGCGCTCGGCCAATGCAAACTACCTGCCAGGTCCCGACGACATCTATATCTCGCCCTCGCAAATAAGGCGCTTTTCGCTGAAGACCGGCGATACCGTCGAAGGACCGATCCGCAGCCCGAAAGAGGGCGAGCGCTATTTCGCGCTGCTCAAGGTCAACTCGATCAATTTCGACGACCCGGAAAAGATCCGGCACAAGATCCATTTCGACAATCTGACGCCGCTCTACCCGACCTCGCGGCTGAAGATGGAGGTCGACAATCCCACCAGCAAGGACATCTCGCCACGCGTGATCGACCTGGTCGCGCCGATCGGCAAGGGGCAGCGCGCGTTGATCAATGCGCAGCCGCGAACCGGCAAGACGGTGCTGTTGCAGAACATCGCGCATTCGATCACCGCCAACCATCCGGAATGCTACCTGATCGTGCTTCTGATCGACGAGCGTCCGGAGGAAGTCACCGACATGCAGCGCTCGGTGAAGGGCGAGGTGATCTCCTCGACCTTCGACGAGCCGGCTGCGCGCCACGTCCAGGTCGCCGAGATGGTGATCGAGAAGGCCAAGCGCCTGGTCGAACACGGCCGCGACGTCGTCATCCTGCTCGATTCGATCACGCGTCTCGGCCGCGCCTACAACACCGTCGTGCCGTCGTCCGGCAAGGTGCTGACCGGCGGTGTCGACGCCAACGCGCTGCAGCGGCCGAAGCGCTTCTTCGGCGCCGCCCGCAACATCGAGGAGGGCGGCTCGCTCACCATCATCGCCACGGCGCTGATCGATACCGGCAGCCGCATGGACGAAGTGATCTTCGAAGAGTTCAAGGGCACCGGCAACTGCGAAATCCAGCTCGACCGCAAGGTGGCCGACAAGCGCATCTATCCGGCGATCGACATCCTCAAATCCGGCACCCGCAAGGAAGACCTGCTGGTTCCGCGGCAGGACCTGCAGAAGATCTTCGTACTGCGCCGGATTCTCGCGCCGATGGGAACGACCGACGCGATCGAGTTCCTCATCGACAAGCTCAAGCAGACCAAGACCAACGCCGACTTCTTCGATTCGATGAATACGTGA
- the mnmE gene encoding tRNA uridine-5-carboxymethylaminomethyl(34) synthesis GTPase MnmE, producing the protein MVTSKDSIVALSSGRLPAGIAVIRISGPKTRFVLETIAGGGVKDRFTTRRRLKAPDGSIIDRGLVLFFPGPGSFTGEDVAEFHVHGSRAVATKMLETITGFEGVRHAEPGEFTRRAFLNGKLDLVETEALADLVNAETEAQRRFALRNAEGAQSELYASWRRRLIHARAMIEAEIDFADEEDVPGSVSDAVWADVAAMIDEIVRHIQGFKAAEIIRDGFEVVILGAPNAGKSSLFNVLAKREAAIVTDEPGTTRDLLEVVLDLNGMRVRVVDTAGLRETAGTVETIGIERARAKAGGADLVLLLEDMVDPQSVGEGPTGVPLLKIGTKADLKGTLNGNYDLVISSKDGSGLSGLLDEIARRAASAIGNTGDVLPSRLRHVELLRQAKDFLVAAVSGQSQELRAEELRLATDRLGRIVGVVDVEDMLDVIFSQFCIGK; encoded by the coding sequence ATGGTAACTTCGAAGGATTCGATCGTGGCGCTGTCGAGCGGCCGCCTGCCCGCCGGTATTGCGGTGATCCGCATCTCCGGCCCGAAGACTCGATTCGTGCTCGAAACGATTGCCGGCGGCGGCGTTAAGGATCGGTTTACCACGCGGCGCAGGCTGAAAGCGCCCGACGGTTCGATCATCGATCGCGGCCTTGTCCTGTTCTTCCCCGGTCCCGGCAGCTTCACCGGCGAGGACGTTGCCGAGTTCCATGTCCACGGCAGCCGCGCCGTTGCCACCAAGATGCTGGAGACGATCACCGGTTTCGAAGGCGTCAGACATGCCGAGCCCGGCGAATTCACCCGGCGCGCCTTTCTTAACGGGAAGCTCGATCTGGTCGAGACCGAGGCGCTGGCCGATCTGGTCAACGCCGAGACGGAGGCCCAGCGCCGCTTCGCCCTGCGCAATGCCGAAGGAGCGCAGAGCGAACTTTATGCGAGCTGGCGCCGCCGGCTGATCCATGCGCGGGCAATGATCGAGGCGGAGATCGACTTCGCCGACGAGGAGGACGTGCCGGGCTCCGTGTCCGATGCGGTGTGGGCCGACGTGGCGGCGATGATCGACGAAATCGTGCGCCACATCCAGGGTTTCAAGGCGGCCGAAATCATCCGCGACGGCTTCGAGGTCGTCATCCTCGGCGCGCCGAACGCCGGCAAGTCCAGCCTGTTCAACGTGCTGGCCAAGCGCGAGGCGGCAATCGTCACCGACGAGCCGGGCACCACGCGCGACCTGCTTGAAGTGGTGCTGGATCTCAACGGGATGCGGGTGCGGGTCGTCGATACGGCGGGCTTGCGTGAGACCGCCGGGACGGTGGAGACGATCGGCATCGAACGGGCGCGCGCCAAGGCCGGTGGCGCGGACCTGGTCCTCCTGCTGGAGGACATGGTCGATCCGCAGTCGGTGGGCGAGGGTCCGACAGGCGTTCCGTTGCTGAAGATCGGAACGAAGGCCGATCTCAAGGGCACGCTTAACGGTAACTATGACCTGGTCATTTCCTCCAAGGACGGCTCGGGGCTTTCCGGACTGCTGGATGAGATCGCGCGGCGCGCGGCCTCGGCGATTGGAAACACCGGCGATGTCCTGCCGTCCAGGCTGCGCCATGTCGAGCTGCTGAGGCAAGCAAAGGACTTTCTTGTCGCGGCGGTGTCGGGGCAGAGCCAGGAGTTGCGCGCGGAGGAACTGCGGCTGGCAACCGATCGGCTCGGACGAATCGTCGGCGTGGTGGATGTCGAGGACATGCTGGATGTCATCTTCTCGCAGTTCTGCATCGGCAAGTGA
- a CDS encoding pyruvate, water dikinase regulatory protein, giving the protein MNKPQSFFHLHLISDATGETLLAAGRAASAQYKDARAIEHIYPLIRTEKQVAKVFEDIEEEPGIILYTVVDQKLARSIDERCAAMGLPCVSVLEPVLSVFQSYLGTPAGRRVGAQHVLDAEYFRRIDALNFTMEHDDGQLPANMDDADIVLIGISRTSKTPTSIYLANRGIKTANIPIVLGVPLPESLIAAKTPLIVGLVATAERISHVRQNRILGNTAPYVSTDYVDRAAINEELAYARQLCTKHGWPMIDVSRRSIEETAAAIVALRGKTR; this is encoded by the coding sequence GTGAACAAACCGCAAAGCTTCTTCCACCTGCATCTGATTTCCGACGCCACCGGCGAGACCCTGCTGGCGGCCGGCCGCGCCGCGTCCGCCCAATACAAGGATGCGCGCGCCATCGAGCACATCTATCCGCTGATCCGCACCGAAAAGCAGGTCGCCAAGGTGTTCGAGGATATCGAGGAAGAGCCCGGCATCATTCTCTATACGGTCGTCGACCAGAAGCTGGCGCGCAGCATCGACGAGCGCTGCGCCGCCATGGGCCTGCCTTGCGTCTCGGTGCTGGAACCCGTGCTCAGCGTCTTCCAATCCTATCTCGGCACGCCTGCCGGGCGGCGCGTCGGCGCCCAGCATGTGCTCGACGCCGAATATTTCCGCCGCATCGATGCGCTGAACTTCACCATGGAGCATGACGACGGCCAGCTTCCGGCGAACATGGACGATGCCGATATCGTGCTGATCGGCATCTCGCGCACCTCGAAGACGCCGACCAGCATCTATCTCGCCAATCGCGGCATCAAGACCGCCAACATTCCGATCGTGCTCGGCGTGCCGTTGCCGGAAAGCCTGATCGCCGCCAAGACGCCGCTGATCGTCGGCCTTGTCGCCACCGCCGAGCGCATCTCGCATGTCCGCCAGAACCGCATCCTCGGCAACACCGCACCCTATGTTTCGACCGACTATGTCGACCGCGCCGCGATCAACGAGGAGCTCGCCTATGCACGCCAGCTATGCACGAAACATGGCTGGCCGATGATCGACGTCAGCCGGCGCTCGATCGAGGAGACGGCCGCGGCCATCGTTGCCCTGCGCGGAAAGACGAGATAA
- the hemE gene encoding uroporphyrinogen decarboxylase: MPGKRIMLDVLKGETVSPPPLWMMRQAGRYLPEYRETRKRAGSFLDLCYDPDLAVEVTLQPIERFGFDASILFSDILVVPNALGREVRFEEGHGPILKPIAAAEIPALNGETFHVNLEPVYETVRRLRAKLPDQTTLIGFCGAPWTVATYMIAGHGTPDQGPARLFAYREPEAFARLLKILADYSAAYLIRQIEAGADVVQIFDSWSGVLDEASFEAFCVEPVAEIVRQVMAAYPDVPVIGFPKGAGERYREYRKKTGITGLGLDWTVPLSMAKELQGEGAVQGNLDPLRLVAGGKALADGVDAILRTLGGGPLIFNLGHGITPETPVAHVEAMVKMVRSRG; the protein is encoded by the coding sequence ATGCCTGGGAAACGGATCATGCTGGACGTCCTCAAGGGCGAGACGGTTTCACCGCCGCCGCTCTGGATGATGCGTCAGGCAGGCCGTTATCTCCCTGAGTATCGCGAGACCCGGAAACGAGCCGGATCCTTCCTCGACCTCTGCTACGATCCCGACCTTGCCGTCGAAGTGACGCTGCAGCCGATCGAACGCTTCGGCTTCGATGCCTCGATCCTGTTCTCCGACATCCTCGTCGTTCCCAATGCGCTCGGACGGGAAGTCCGCTTCGAAGAGGGACATGGGCCGATCCTGAAGCCGATTGCCGCGGCTGAGATTCCAGCTCTGAACGGCGAAACGTTTCACGTGAATCTCGAACCGGTCTACGAAACGGTCCGTCGGCTGCGCGCGAAGCTGCCGGACCAAACGACGCTGATCGGCTTCTGCGGCGCGCCCTGGACGGTGGCGACCTATATGATTGCCGGCCACGGCACGCCGGACCAGGGGCCGGCGCGGCTTTTCGCCTATCGCGAGCCGGAGGCTTTCGCGCGGCTTCTGAAGATACTGGCCGACTATTCGGCCGCGTATCTCATCCGTCAGATCGAGGCAGGCGCCGATGTGGTGCAGATTTTCGACTCGTGGTCGGGCGTGCTCGACGAGGCTTCCTTCGAGGCGTTCTGCGTCGAACCGGTGGCGGAGATCGTGCGTCAGGTGATGGCGGCATATCCCGATGTGCCGGTGATCGGCTTTCCAAAAGGCGCCGGCGAGCGCTATCGCGAGTACAGGAAGAAGACGGGCATCACCGGTCTCGGCCTCGACTGGACGGTGCCGTTGTCGATGGCGAAGGAGCTGCAAGGTGAAGGCGCGGTGCAGGGAAATCTCGACCCGTTGCGGCTGGTCGCCGGCGGCAAGGCGCTGGCCGACGGCGTCGACGCCATTCTTCGCACGCTGGGCGGCGGACCGCTGATCTTCAATCTCGGCCATGGCATCACGCCGGAAACGCCGGTGGCGCATGTCGAGGCCATGGTGAAAATGGTGAGGAGCCGAGGATGA